GGACCCTGAACCTCAAGGTGGGCTATAGGGTGGGTGACGAGGCCCCCAGCTTCAGCCGCGTATTCAACGTCTTCCTGACCGGGCAGAACGTCAGCCCCGAAGGTCTCTTCCAGCAGCAGACCTCGGCGACGGGAGAGGTGCAAAGGACGTACCTGTGGACACCAGATACCGCTCAGATGCGCATCGACGCCAGTGCCTGCTTTCTCACGCCGTCCACGCTCGTAGAGGTCTGCCAGAGCGCGCACGTGCTGCGAGGGCAGACGACCGATGTTCCCACTCTGGCGGTCAGGCCGCCGCTCGCTGCAACCCGTTCCCACGGGGGGTACCTAGTTTTCTACGCCTATGATCCTTCCAGTTGTGACGAGAACGGTTTTTGCGATCTTATAGACAAAGGCATTACCTGGAGTTCGGATGGTGGCGATGTGCACAACGGGGCGTTTTTTGGGGGTGAGACACCAGGTGTCTTCACCGTCACCGCGGCCAGCAAGGCTAATCCGGACAACAGCGCCTCCGCCACCGTCACCGTTCTCGACCGCAATCTCCTCGTCTATGCCGGCACGCACAGTTATTCCAGGAGGGGGCCGGACGCGTGTGGTAAGCAGTACACCATCACAACCGACGCCTTGATGCGATTGGATTTCCATGGGGGACACAAAGGCGACTACCTGCGCCTTGGATATTCGCTCAGTGTCCTGGACCCCCCCGACCCTCGCGGTAGGTATGTCCGTTACTCCGTACTCCTCCTCGAGTACGAAGGCCTCGCGTTCACCAGCCGATTCGTGGGGCAAGGTGAAGCCTGGGAGGAAGACATGCGCAAGCCGGAGTCCGTGCCCGTCCGTGAACGCCTGCGCGAGCCCGGCGACCCCGGTTATCATGGCTCGGGGAGTCACCTGGACATCTCGGGAGAACTTTCGCGCATCTCAGGGGCCTGTGACGACTTCCGCATGACGTTTTCGGGGACCCGCGAGTGACGGTCGTTTTTCGACGCCTTCTCATGGCCCCAATGTCGGCCACAATTCGCTCGAGCACGACCGGATGTTCACCTACTGACCGTTACGCTGCGACCGAGTACAGACATCTCAATCGTGCCGTCTGGGCTTTTTGGTTGGCAGGGCTTTTGGACAGGCTCAGAAAAGCTCGCCGAGCGGCAACGCGAAGTCCGCCAGCAGCGATACCTTCGCCACCTCATCCCGGCGGTAGCGGTTCAGAACGAAGCCGTCGTCCCAGGCGTAGACGGTCTCGTCCTCGGGGTCGACCACCCAGTAGGCGCCAAGCCCGTAGGTCTGATAGAGCTTGAGCTTGATACCCATGTCGCGTTTTTGCGTGGAAGGGGAGAGCACCTCGACGACCCAGGACGGCGGCCCTTCGATCCCGCGCGTCGTGACGATAGCCGCCCGTTCGTTGGCGACATAGACGAGGTCGGGTTGCGTCACGTCCTCCGCCGAAAAAATCACGTCGACAGGGGCCACGAAGATTTCACCTATGGCGTGATTTTGAAGGTAGCCGCGCACCGCGAAATAGAGGCTGCCGACGATGCGCTGGTGTCTCGGGGCCGGTGCGGGCGTCACATAAATCTCCCCCTCGATGACTTCCCGCCGCTTGTCGTCCTGGAAGTCCTGCAAGTCCTCATAGGTGAAGCGCACCCGGGTGGTCATACTATCAGTATAGTCCCTTTCAGCCGAGGACGGGTTCGCGCTCGAGCTTTCTCACCATGTCCGCGACGGCCTTTTGGGCGTGCACCAGGCCGTTTTCGATGAAGACGTCGCTGGTGCGGGTGCCGAAGCCGGCCGAGCCGATCACGTAGAGGCCGGGCACGTTGCTCTCGAAGGTCTCGGGGTCGAGGTCGGCCGAGTAGTCCTCCAGGCAGCGCACCCCGGCGTCCGCGAGCAGCCTCGAGTTGGCGTAGTAGCCCGTCAGGACGAAGGTCTGATCGCTGGGGATGGTGATTTCTTCGCCTTCCCTCTCGGCGATGACCGCCTCGGGGGTGATGGCCTTGACGGTGGTGTTGAAGAAGGCGGCAATCGAGCCTTCCTTGACGCGGTTCTCGAGGTTGGGCCTGATCCAGTACTTGAGCGAGTGGCGAAAGCCCTCGCCGCGGTGGATCATGGTCACCTGAGCCCCAGCGCGGTGGAGGTCCAGAGCGGTGTCGGCGGCCGACGAGCCCGCCCCGACGATGGTCACCCTGCGTCCCCAAAAGGGGTGCGCTTCGGAGTAGTAGTGGCTGACGTTGGGCAGGTCCTCGCCGGGAACCCCCAGGAGCTTGGGGTTGTCGAAGTAGCCTGTGGCGACGGCGACTTTGCGCGCCCGCAGGCGGTACGCTGGGCCCTTGTCGGGGGTGACCGCGACCTCGAAACCTTCGCCTGAGCGCCTTATGGCCGTGACCTCGCTGTACTGCCTGAGCGCAAGACCTTCGTTCGCGGCGACCTTGCGGTAGTAGTCGAGCGCCTCCCTGCGGGTGGGCTTGTCGGTCGAAGTCACCAGCGGGTGCCCGCCTATCTCGAGCCGCTCGGAGGTGGTGAAAAAGGTCATGTAGGTAGGGTAGTTGAAGATGGCGTTGACTACGCAGCCCTTGTCCAAGACGAGGTAGGCGAGGCCGGCGCGCTTGGCGAGGATGGCGGTCTCGAGGCCGATGGGACCGGCGCCGACGATTGCCAGGTCGAGGGGGAGGAAGGGGTCGGCGCGCTCGTTCACAGGCTCGAGGATAGCAGAGCCCCAGCGCCGCCCAAATGGGCAAGGCTACACGTCGTCGATTTTGCTTGCGTCGGGCTGGCGTCAGTCTTGCCGACTCGGGCAGAGGGGTGCCAGGCCGCAGGCATGGCAAGCAGGCTTACGCGCCAGGCAGACGCGGCGGCCGTGCAAGATGAGCGCGTGGTGCAAAAAGATCCAGGCGTTTTCGGGAAAGACGCTCGTCAGATCACCCTCGACCTTGTCAGGATGGTCGTGCGTGGAAAATCCCAGGCGCCTCGCGAGGCGGCCCACGTGCGTGTCCACCGCGATGGCCGCTCTTCCATAGGCGTTCGACAAGACCACGTTGGCGGTCTTGCGGCCCACGCCGGGCAACTTGAGCATGCTCTCAAAGTCGCGTGGCACCTCGCCGCCGTGCTCGGCGACCAGGGCGCGCGCGGTCGCGACGAGGTTCTTGGCCTTGTTGCGGTAGAGACCGATGGCCCTGATCAGCCCCTCGACCTCTCCGGGCTCGGCCTGCGCCAGCGCCGCGGCGTCCGGATAGCGCGCGAAGAGGGCGGGCGTGGCGGCATTCACGCTCACGTCGGTGGCCTGCGCGGAGAGGATGGTGGCGACGAGCAACTCGAAGGGCGTCTCGTAGCGAAGCTCGGTGCGCGCTTCCGGGTAGAGCGCTCTCAGGCGCTCGAGCACCAGGCGGGCGCGCTCGCCCTGGGGTTCACTCGGCATGGGCTGCATTCTACCGTCCGGCGCTCCGCAGGGGGCTAAAGGGGAGCAAGGCTTTGCTATCGCGCTCGTCTAGACTGGCAGGATGAGCGACAAGACCCCCGGCCAGCTCCGCGACGAGGTGTGGACGAGCCTGATGCGCGCCAAGGTCGCCGCCTATCCCCTGCCTGTTCACGGCCACCACCCCAACTTTCAAGGCGCGGGCGAGGCCGCGTCCCGGCTACTGGCCTTCTTGCTGGCAAGGGGCTGGCTGCACCCCGGCGACACCGTCTTCTCCTATCCCGACTACGTGTTAAAACCCCTGCGCAAGGGGGCGCTCGAGGCGGGCGTCAACCTGGTGGTGCCGGCCAAGCACCCCGGCGGCTGGCGCCTTCTCGCCGCCGGCAGGGTGAACCCGGCCAAGGCGGCAAGCATCGCCGGGGCCGAGCGCTGGGGAGAGGCTATCGCCGAGCCGCCGCCCTGCCGGCTGGCCTTTAT
The Deinococcota bacterium DNA segment above includes these coding regions:
- the nth gene encoding endonuclease III produces the protein MPSEPQGERARLVLERLRALYPEARTELRYETPFELLVATILSAQATDVSVNAATPALFARYPDAAALAQAEPGEVEGLIRAIGLYRNKAKNLVATARALVAEHGGEVPRDFESMLKLPGVGRKTANVVLSNAYGRAAIAVDTHVGRLARRLGFSTHDHPDKVEGDLTSVFPENAWIFLHHALILHGRRVCLARKPACHACGLAPLCPSRQD
- a CDS encoding 5-formyltetrahydrofolate cyclo-ligase, which translates into the protein MSDKTPGQLRDEVWTSLMRAKVAAYPLPVHGHHPNFQGAGEAASRLLAFLLARGWLHPGDTVFSYPDYVLKPLRKGALEAGVNLVVPAKHPGGWRLLAAGRVNPAKAASIAGAERWGEAIAEPPPCRLAFIACVAVDGRGFVLGKGYGFSLGLNLPAVSIVHPLQVLAELPEGKLRLEAYATPAEVCEVR
- a CDS encoding YpdA family putative bacillithiol disulfide reductase — translated: MNERADPFLPLDLAIVGAGPIGLETAILAKRAGLAYLVLDKGCVVNAIFNYPTYMTFFTTSERLEIGGHPLVTSTDKPTRREALDYYRKVAANEGLALRQYSEVTAIRRSGEGFEVAVTPDKGPAYRLRARKVAVATGYFDNPKLLGVPGEDLPNVSHYYSEAHPFWGRRVTIVGAGSSAADTALDLHRAGAQVTMIHRGEGFRHSLKYWIRPNLENRVKEGSIAAFFNTTVKAITPEAVIAEREGEEITIPSDQTFVLTGYYANSRLLADAGVRCLEDYSADLDPETFESNVPGLYVIGSAGFGTRTSDVFIENGLVHAQKAVADMVRKLEREPVLG
- a CDS encoding Uma2 family endonuclease — encoded protein: MTTRVRFTYEDLQDFQDDKRREVIEGEIYVTPAPAPRHQRIVGSLYFAVRGYLQNHAIGEIFVAPVDVIFSAEDVTQPDLVYVANERAAIVTTRGIEGPPSWVVEVLSPSTQKRDMGIKLKLYQTYGLGAYWVVDPEDETVYAWDDGFVLNRYRRDEVAKVSLLADFALPLGELF